Genomic segment of Truepera radiovictrix DSM 17093:
ACGACCATCGACGCCTCCGGCGAGCCGGTCGACCCGGCCGCTGACATCGCCGCGAGCACCCCCGCCGGCGACCCCGCAAGCAGCGCCGCGGCGGTCGACGCTTCGGGTGAACCGGTGCCCACGGTCGACGCCGAACCCGTCACGGAGGCGCCCGCGGACGTCGCCACCGGCAACGTCCCCGAGTCGGGGGAACCCGTCGCCACGGTCGACGCCGAGCTCGTCGAGGACAAGCCTGCCGATGGGCAAGACGGCGAGGGCGAAGCCGCCAAAGACGAGACGCAGGAGAAGGAGAAAAAGGACTGACGCCCTAGCGCGTTACGCTTACGCTCTCCCCCGGCCGTGGCCGGGGGTTTTTGCTTCCGTTGGGGCGCCTCGACACCACCCTATCGACCTCCGGCTTTCGCCGAGTGGCGCGCCTCAGCGCAACGCACCCTAGCGACACCGCGGCGCAGCACCCTAGGGAGCCGGTGCACCCGACTGCCGGCGTGCCGAACGGGTCGCTTTACCCTTGGCGCAGCACTCGCAAGAAGGTTAGTGCACCCCCTTCGTCGCGCCGCCGTCGACCACGAGCGTTTGTCCGGTGATGTAAGCAGCAGGCACCGACGCGAGAAAAAGGACGGCCGCGGCGATTTCGGCGGGGTCGGCGAAGCGCTTGGCGGGGATGCTCGCCTCGAGCCGCGCCCGCGCCGCCGCGTCCTCGAAGAGCTCGTTGAGGCGCTCTGTGGCGGTGTAACCAGGCGCTACGTTGTTGACCGTCACCCCGTCGGCAGCGACCTCGACCGACAGGGTTTTGGCAAACCCCGTGACCGCCGCCCGCAAGGCGTTCGATAGGGTGAGGTTTAAGATAGGCTCTTTGACCGAGACGCTCGTGATGTTGATGATGCGCCCCCAGCGCGCCGTGCGCATCGCGGGCAACACACCATCAGCGAGCCGCACCGCTGACATCAAGGTAAGCTCGTGCGCTTTAGCCCACGCCGCTTCGGAAAGCGCCGTCGGCGTGCCCGCGGGCGGCCCCCCCGCGTTGACCACCAAGATGTCGGGCGCCCCCAGCTCCTCCCGGACGCGCGTCAAGAGCCGCGCGATCTCATCCGGGCGGCTGACGTCGGCGGGGATACCGACGGCGCGCCCGCCCAGCGCTCGAAGGGCACTGACAGCCGCCTCTAGGGTCGTCGCCGTGCGAGCGCTTAACGCGACCTCTACCCCTTCGGCCGCAAGACCCTTGGCGACCGCTAGACCGATACCCTGCGACGCGCCCGTAACGAGCGCCCGTTTGCCCTCGAGTCCCAAATGCATAGGGCTACTATAGCCCTTAGGCGCGGCGCGGCAGGAGTTCGGTGCGTGCGAGCGCCGCGAGGTCGCTCGCGCCGGCGCAGTGCATGGCTACTCTGAGCTCCCAGAGCAGCGTCTTGAGGTGCGCGACGACCGCCTCGGCCGACTCGAGCGCCGGCGCGAGCAGCGGCCGCGCGAGCGCCACCACCTGCGCCCCCATGGCGAGGGCTTTGGCCGCGTCGAGCCCCGTGCGCACCCCGCCGGAGGCGACGAGCGGCATCTCGGGGAGCGCGCGCCGCACCCCCAAAAGCGCGTCGGCGGTCGGGATACCCCACTCGGCGAGCTCGGGGTGGCGCAGCTCGCCGTAGCGGGCGTACAGCTCGACCTTGGCCCACGAAGTCCCGCCGGCCCCGGCGACGTCGAGCGCCGCGAAACCGGCGCCCTCAACCGCCGCCGCGACGGCGGGCGAGAGACCATGGCCGACCTCTTTGAGGAGCACCGGAAAGGGGAGCTCGGGCACCAGCGCGTGCAGCTTGGGTACGAGGGCGCTAAAGTCCGCGTCGCCGCCGGGTTGCAGCGCCTCTTGCAAGGGGTTGGTGTGGAGCGCCAAAGCGTCCGCTTGAATGAGCGACACGGCCCGCGTCAGCTCGGCAGCGCCGTACCCCTTGTTGAGCTGCGCGACGCCCAGGTTGCCGATCAATAGCGCCTCGGGCGCGTAGCGGCGCACCTGGAACGAGGCGAGCGCCTCGGGGTGCTCGAGCATCACCCGCTGCGAACCGAGCATGAGCCCGATCCCGAGCCGCTGCGCCGCCTCGGCGAGGTGGCGGTTAATGAGCGCCGCGCGCGCCGCGCCCCCCGTCATCGCGCCGATCAAGAGGGGTGCGGCGAGCGGCTTTCCGAGAAAGCGCGTGCGCAGGTCGATCCGCGACAGGTCGCTCTCGGGGAGCGCGCGGTAGGGCAGCTCGAAGCGCTCGAAGCCGGTCGTACGCTCGAACTCGACGGGGTAGTGCAGACAGACCTCGAGGTGCTTGAGCTTGCGGGCCTCCAGGCGAGGCCCCAACGGGGGTGAGCTCACCCCCCTAGCATACCGCCTCGCACCGCCCCCTTGGCGCCGCGGATTCATCACACCGGCTTCACGCACGGGCGATAGACTGGGGCGATGATGCGACGCCCCCTCGCCCTCGCCTCGCTCTGCCTCCTCTTGGGGGCTTGCAACCTGCTCCCGCCACCGACGAGCCCGCTTTCGGACAAGTGCTTCGACGAGACCGAAAGGACCCTCGCGCCAGCGGCGCAGCTCGCGCGCGGCGCACCGGACGCCGCGTTCGTACCGGGTCGGCTGCTCGTGCGCTACCGCGACGGCGACCAGGGCGACCTCGGGCGCGCCCCCATCGGCCGCGGTCTCGGCCAACCGCCGCTAACGGCGCAAGCCCGTCTGCAAGGGCTCGCGCGGGACGTGCAGCGCGACTACGGCCTGCAGCCGCTCGCGGGCGCGGGCGCCCCTCAGGTGGGCGTCCCCGACCTCGTCGCCGTGCCCGAAGGCGCCGACGTGCTCGAGCTGGCCGAGAGGCTCTCCGCCGACCCACGCGTCGCCTACGCCGAACCGGACTACTACCTCTACCCCTTGGGGCTTACCAGCGCGGCGCTCCCCAACGACCCCTTGTTGCATGAGCAGTGGCACCTGCTCGACTTCGGGCTCCCGCAAGCGTGGGCGTTAGAGACCGGGAAGAGCGACATCGTCTTGGCCGTTTTGGATAGCGGCGTCGACCTCGCTCACGAAGACCTCGCCGGCCGCATCCTCCCCGGCTGCGACGTCTACAACGAGGACAACGACCCCTCCCCCGGGTCGCCCGCGCAGCTCGGCGCCAACCAGCGCCACGGCACCCACGTCGCGGGGATCGCCCTCGCCAGCGGCGACAACGGCGTCGGCGTCGCGGGGGTCGCCTACACGGGCGTGCGGCTGCTGCCGGTCAAGGTCTTCGACGACAGCGGGCGCGACACCCAGCGCACCGCGACGAGTGTCGTCGCGCGCGCGATCCGTTGGTCGGCGGGGCTCTCGGTCGAGGGGATGAACCGCAACCCGAACCCGGCGCACATCATCAACTTGAGCCTAGGTGGCCGGGGCACCGTGCAGACCCTCAACGACGCCGTCGCCGACGCGCGGCGCGCTGGAACCCTGGTGATCGCCGCCTCGGGCAACAGCGAGAGCGACGACGCCATCTACGCCCCCGCCAACGCGCCGGGCGCCATCGCTGTCGGCTCGGTCGACCAGAGCGGGCGGCGCTCGTACTTCTCCAACTATAGCCGCGCGGGGCGCAGCGTCGACCTCATGGCGCCGGGCGGGATGGGCAACAACGCCTGCGGGGCGA
This window contains:
- a CDS encoding SDR family oxidoreductase; its protein translation is MHLGLEGKRALVTGASQGIGLAVAKGLAAEGVEVALSARTATTLEAAVSALRALGGRAVGIPADVSRPDEIARLLTRVREELGAPDILVVNAGGPPAGTPTALSEAAWAKAHELTLMSAVRLADGVLPAMRTARWGRIINITSVSVKEPILNLTLSNALRAAVTGFAKTLSVEVAADGVTVNNVAPGYTATERLNELFEDAAARARLEASIPAKRFADPAEIAAAVLFLASVPAAYITGQTLVVDGGATKGVH
- the fni gene encoding type 2 isopentenyl-diphosphate Delta-isomerase, which translates into the protein MSSPPLGPRLEARKLKHLEVCLHYPVEFERTTGFERFELPYRALPESDLSRIDLRTRFLGKPLAAPLLIGAMTGGAARAALINRHLAEAAQRLGIGLMLGSQRVMLEHPEALASFQVRRYAPEALLIGNLGVAQLNKGYGAAELTRAVSLIQADALALHTNPLQEALQPGGDADFSALVPKLHALVPELPFPVLLKEVGHGLSPAVAAAVEGAGFAALDVAGAGGTSWAKVELYARYGELRHPELAEWGIPTADALLGVRRALPEMPLVASGGVRTGLDAAKALAMGAQVVALARPLLAPALESAEAVVAHLKTLLWELRVAMHCAGASDLAALARTELLPRRA
- a CDS encoding S8 family serine peptidase, producing the protein MMRRPLALASLCLLLGACNLLPPPTSPLSDKCFDETERTLAPAAQLARGAPDAAFVPGRLLVRYRDGDQGDLGRAPIGRGLGQPPLTAQARLQGLARDVQRDYGLQPLAGAGAPQVGVPDLVAVPEGADVLELAERLSADPRVAYAEPDYYLYPLGLTSAALPNDPLLHEQWHLLDFGLPQAWALETGKSDIVLAVLDSGVDLAHEDLAGRILPGCDVYNEDNDPSPGSPAQLGANQRHGTHVAGIALASGDNGVGVAGVAYTGVRLLPVKVFDDSGRDTQRTATSVVARAIRWSAGLSVEGMNRNPNPAHIINLSLGGRGTVQTLNDAVADARRAGTLVIAASGNSESDDAIYAPANAPGAIAVGSVDQSGRRSYFSNYSRAGRSVDLMAPGGMGNNACGAIFSTLSPAYEGATESAYGCEQGTSMAAPFVAGVAALVWSQNPELSRAEVEARLLSSTLFTDEMNPAEYGAGILCADRALGADTLCGK